In Anoplopoma fimbria isolate UVic2021 breed Golden Eagle Sablefish chromosome 12, Afim_UVic_2022, whole genome shotgun sequence, one DNA window encodes the following:
- the LOC129100130 gene encoding LOW QUALITY PROTEIN: uncharacterized protein LOC129100130 (The sequence of the model RefSeq protein was modified relative to this genomic sequence to represent the inferred CDS: inserted 2 bases in 1 codon), whose product MCRMCRMWGASLALLYHLAQVTSCETKVECDEFHDFPPSSNTSPSHLVDLRVELVTVEGNDMMNISWAINIDASIEYLTGTRITIGGESEYHCIYNPVLAKADLRGSKEKWFHYLVKATYGLYIIQAANLPLPPPESDLPYKFTTITIPRPIRRVTPTPTFVPIHFTANEIYVSDERKYAVPGNVNFTSIAAAIFGGLACLMILSSCYIIYKSCGTNVANSLGFRMLPTSPMTPVPVLVVYPAEDSAFQRAVVALAEFLQWKGGCSVAVDMWQQRKIAELGPMRWLAEKAKTAHRVLIVCPKSFSLPSHSPPNHTFPELSIPASAHDLYPLILNMVAGHAKSASDLAKFWVVQLGEQQDKKXSNLAPELRACKTFCLMKDLNKLCRSLHTESRDGKKISDLIFRPGIAYSEKCTVKLREAVEKLGQPNIFRGAEPLKSVVTII is encoded by the exons ATGTGCAGGATGTGCAGGATGTGGGGAGCCAGCCTGGCTCTGCTCTACCACCTGGCCCAGGTGACATCCTGTGAGACT AAAGTGGAGTGTGATGAATTCCATG atttCCCTCCTAGCAGTAATACCTCTCCGTCTCACCTTGTGGACCTGAGAGTGGAGCTAGTGACAGTGGAAGGAAATGATATGATGAACATAAGCTGGGCAATCAACATTGATG cCAGTATTGAATATCTGACAGGCACCCGGATCACAATTGGGGGGGAATCAGAGTACCACTGTATATACAACCCAGTTTTGGCCAAGGCAGACCTCCGCGGTTCAAAGGAG AAATGGTTCCATTATTTAGTAAAAGCAACCTATGGCTTGTACATCATCCAAGCTGCCAATCTGCCATTGCCTCCGCCCGAGAGTGACCTCCCTTACAAGTTTACCACAATCACAATACCTCGCCCAATACGGC gTGTTACACCAACGCCTACCTTTGTTCCTATAC atttcacTGCAAATGAGATCTACGTTTCAG ACGAGAGAAAATATGCTGTCCCTGGTAATGTCAACTTCACCAGCATAGCGGCGGCCATTTTTGGAGGACTGGCCTGTTTGATGATCCTGAGTTCCTGCTACATAATCT ATAAAAGCTGTGGAACCAATGTTGCCAACTCATTGGGTTTCAGAATGTTGCCTACATCTCCCATGACTCCGGTCCCTGTGCTTGTGGTGTACCCTGCTGAGGATTCAGCCTTCCAGCGGGCCGTGGTGGCCCTCGCAGAGTTCCTACAGTGGAAAGGCGGATGCAGCGTGGCTGTCGACATGTGGCAGCAAAGGAAGATCGCAGAGCTGGGGCCAATGCGCTGGCTGGCAGAAAAGGCCAAGACTGCACACAGAGTCCTCATTGTCTGTCCAAAG TCCTTTTCACTGCCCAGCCACTCTCCGCCCAACCACACCTTCCCAGAGCTCTCCATCCCAGCTTCAGCTCACGACCTTTACCCCCTGATTCTCAACATGGTGGCAGGCCACGCAAAGAGTGCCAGCGACTTGGCTAAGTTCTGGGTGGTGCAACTGGGCGAGCAGCAGGACAAGAA TAGTAACCTTGCGCCGGAACTAAGGGCCTGCAAGACTTTTTGTTTGATGAAGGACTTGAACAAGCTATGTAGGAGTCTTCATACCGAGAGTCGGGATGGCAAGAAGATATCAGATCTGATCTTCAGACCGGGGATTGCCTACAGTGAAAAGTGTACAGTGAAGTTAAGGGAAGCTGTAGAAAAGCTAGGTCAGCCAAACATTTTCAGAGGGGCTGAACCATTGAAATCTGTGGTTACTATTATTTGA
- the chdh gene encoding choline dehydrogenase, mitochondrial produces MLSLATSGPTGARRIVTAMRGRFTRDGRCLFTCLPESAPRTRNMGQSFTRSLVNHYRCFSATAATRNASSATANQTTPSYSHIVVGAGSAGCVLANRLSEDAHESVLQLEAGPKDLLLGNVRLSWKIHMPAALTYNLCDDKYNWYYHTLPQAHMDDRVLYWPRGRVWGGSSSLNAMVYIRGNAEDYNRWQREGAEGWDYEHCLPYFRKAQCHELGENRYRGGSGPLHVSRGKTNHPLHKAFIEAGQQAGYPFTDDMNGYQQEGLGWMDMTIYKGKRWSTASAYLRPVLGRPNLKTEVGCLTTKILFDGNRAVGVEYTQKGQKKRAFADKEVILSGGAINSPQLLMLSGVGNADDLKQHSISVVQHLPGVGSNLQDHLELYIQQQCTQPITLYKAQKPFHMVKIGLEWLALFTGYGATSHLESGGFIRSRPHVTHPDIQFHFLPSQVIDHGRVASKFEAYQVHVGPMRSTSIGWMKLKSANPLDHPILQPNYLSTDFDVWEFRECVKLSREIFAQKAFDPFRGPEVQPGPQVQSDADIDAFVRRKTDSAYHPSCTCKMGSPSDPMAVVDSNARVLGLERLRVVDASIMPSIVSGNLNAPTIMIAEKAADIIRGRPPLVDPGVPVYRPPTLDTQR; encoded by the exons ATGTTGTCTTTGGCCACCTCAGGCCCAACTGGAGCTCGAAGGATTGTGACTGCGATGCGAGGGAGATTTACGAGGGATGGCAGGTGCTTGTTTACCTGTTTGCCAGAATCTGCCCCCAGGACCAGAAACATGGGCCAGTCCTTTACCCGATCCTTGGTCAACCATTACAGATGCTTTAGTGCCACAGCTGCCACTCGGAACGCTTCATCAGCTACAGCCAATCAGACGACACCGTCCTACAGCCACATCGTTGTCGGGGCCGGGTCAGCGGGCTGCGTCCTCGCCAACCGTCTCAGTGAGGATGCCCATGAGTCTGTGCTGCAGCTAGAGGCCGGGCCTAAGGACTTGTTGCTAGGCAACGTACGTCTCTCATGGAAGATTCACATGCCGGCTGCGTTGACCTACAACCTCTGTGATGACAA GTATAACTGGTACTACCACACTTTACCCCAGGCCCACATGGACGACCGGGTCTTGTACTGGCCAAGGGGACGCGTCTGGGGGGGGTCCTCTTCACTCAACGCCATGGTGTACATCCGCGGAAACGCTGAAGACTACAACCGCTGGCAAAGGGAGGGGGCGGAGGGCTGGGACTACGAGCACTGTCTGCCTTACTTTAGGAAAGCTCAGTGTCATGAGCTGGGAGAAAACAG GTACCGGGGAGGCAGCGGACCTCTTCATGTGTCCAGAGGGAAGACCAACCATCCCCTTCACAAAGCTTTCATTGAGGCGGGGCAGCAGGCAGGATACCCCTTCACAGATGACATGAACGGATACCAACAGGAGGGCTTGGGCTGGATGGACATGACCATTTATAAAG GAAAGAGGTGGAGCACAGCCAGTGCTTACCTGAGACCTGTCCTGGGTCGACCAAATCTGAAGACGGAGGTGGGCTGCCTGACCACCAAGATCCTGTTTGATGGCAACCGTGCCGTAGGTGTAGAATACACACAgaaaggacaaaagaaaagg GCGTTTGCAGATAAAGAGGTGATATTAAGCGGAGGAGCCATTAACTCCCCTCAGCTACTCATGCTGTCTGGGGTGGGAAACGCTGATGACCTGAAACAACACAGTATCTCTGTGGTTCAACACTTACCAG GTGTTGGCAGTAACCTGCAGGATCATTTGGAGTTGTACATCCAGCAGCAGTGCACTCAGCCCATCACCTTGTACAAGGCCCAGAAACCTTTCCACATGGTTAAGATAGGCCTAGAGTGGCTCGCTCTGTTCACTG GTTATGGAGCAACATCCCACTTGGAGAGCGGAGGGTTCATTCGCAGTCGACCACACGTCACACACCCCGACATCCAGTTTCACTTCCTGCCCTCGCAGGTCATCGACCACGGCCGAGTTGCCTCCAAGTTCGAGGCgtatcag gttCATGTTGGACCAATGAGAAGCACCAGTATTGGCTGGATGAAGCTGAAGAGTGCCAACCCTTTGGATCACCCGATACTCCAGCCAAACTATCTCTCCACCG ATTTTGATGTGTGGGAGTTCAGGGAGTGTGTCAAATTATCCAGAGAGATTTTTGCTCAGAAGGCCTTCGACCCTTTCCGTGGTCCCGAGGTCCAGCCTGGTCCTCAGGTGCAATCCGACGCCGACATCGACGCTTTCGTTCGCCGAAAGACTGACTCCGCCTACCACCCATCCTGCACCTGCAAGATGGGCTCGCCGTCCGACCCGATGGCGGTCGTCGACTCCAATGCGCGCGTTCTGGGGCTGGAGCGGCTGCGTGTGGTCGACGCCTCCATCATGCCCAGCATCGTCAGCGGCAACCTGAACGCTCCCACCATCATGATTGCAGAGAAGGCTGCTGACATCATCAGAGGTCGCCCTCCGCTCGTCGACCCAGGCGTTCCCGTGTACCGACCTCCGACACTCGACACGCAGCGATGA